Proteins from a single region of Thermoanaerobaculales bacterium:
- a CDS encoding response regulator transcription factor, which produces MRILIVEDEQPLRAGLEDLLAAAGHQVVAVGDGRSAIQTGLAQPFDLIVLDLMLPGVDGLEVCRRLREARPEIAVLMLTARGAEDDKVAGFAAGADDYLAKPFGVRELLARVEAFARRAGRQPQSPELIEAAGCRIDLGRHEARRGSQTAPLTPREVGILRWLHRHRGRAVSRAELLANVWGASADLQTRTVDMTIAKLRQKIEDDPSDPQIVLTVTGVGYTWGAGDES; this is translated from the coding sequence ATGCGGATCCTGATCGTCGAGGACGAGCAACCGCTGCGAGCCGGGCTCGAGGACCTGCTCGCCGCGGCCGGCCATCAGGTGGTGGCGGTCGGCGATGGGCGTTCCGCCATCCAGACCGGTCTCGCCCAGCCCTTCGACCTGATCGTCCTCGACCTCATGCTGCCCGGCGTCGACGGGCTCGAGGTCTGCCGGCGCCTGCGCGAGGCCCGGCCCGAGATCGCGGTCCTGATGCTGACCGCGCGCGGTGCAGAGGACGACAAGGTCGCCGGCTTCGCGGCCGGCGCCGACGACTACCTCGCCAAGCCGTTCGGGGTCCGCGAGCTGCTGGCCCGGGTCGAGGCGTTCGCCCGGCGCGCCGGCCGGCAGCCGCAGTCGCCCGAGCTGATCGAGGCCGCGGGCTGCCGGATCGACCTCGGTCGGCACGAGGCGCGGCGCGGCTCGCAGACGGCGCCGCTGACGCCGCGCGAGGTCGGCATCCTGCGCTGGCTCCACCGCCACCGCGGTCGGGCGGTCAGCCGCGCGGAGCTGCTCGCGAACGTCTGGGGCGCCAGCGCCGACCTCCAGACCCGCACCGTCGACATGACCATCGCCAAGCTGCGACAGAAGATCGAGGACGACCCGTCCGACCCGCAGATCGTGCTCACGGTGACCGGTGTCGGCTACACCTGGGGGGCGGGCGATGAGAGCTGA